The Enterobacter huaxiensis sequence TTTTCGGATCGGGTGACGAGCTTAGAAGGTACTAACACTTTGAAGTGTAATACTGACTGGCAACCTTCGCGGGAATTTTGACCGCTGTTTCAGGCGCGACGGTTTCGCTTCGTCCGGGAACGGGTTAGAATGCGGTGATGTACTGTATGAATAAACAGGTTAGTGAGATGGCATTGATTCTTGAATGTGAAAAAATAGGTCGAAACCGTTTTACCGGCGAGAAAATTGAGAATGCGATCTTTCGTAACTGCGATTTTTCAGGCACGGATTTAACCAGTACGGAATTCATCGGCTGTCAGTTCTATGACAGGGAAAGCCAGCAGGGCGGTAAGTTTACTCGGGCGCAGCTTAAAGATGCTATTTTCAAAAGCTGCGATTTATCGATGGCGGATTTCAGGCATTCGAATGCCTTAGGCATCGAAATTCGTGAGTGCAGGGCGCAAGGGGCTGATTTTCGCGGGGCCAGTTTTATGAACATGATCACCACGCGGACCTGGTTTTGCAGCGCTTACATTACAAAAAGCAACCTGAGCTATGCCAATTTTTCGAAGGTGGTACTGGAAAAATGCGAACTGTGGGAAAACCGCTGGAACGGCGCGCAAATACTCGGTGCGACCTTCAGCGGTTCAGATCTCTCAGGAGGCGAGTTCTCCTCATTTGACTGGCGGGCGGCCAACGTTACCCACTGCGATCTGATCAATTCTGAACTGGGCGATCTGGACGTGCGCGGTACTGATTTACAGGGCGTTAAGCTGGATAGCTATCAGGTAGCCCAGATGATGGAGCGGCTTGGCATTGTTGTTTTGGGGTAGCGGTATTCACAACCCCACCTGAATTAATGGATTAATGTGTCAGAGAGCCGCTTGCAACTGGCTCAGCCTATACGTTTATTCAATAATGTCCGTTGCAAACTTTTAACCAGTGGTTGAAGTATGAAAAAGACAATTTTTTCGTTGGCACTTGGCACCTTTGGTCTGGGAATGGCTGAGTTTGGCATTATGGGGGTGCTAACCGAGCTGGCCCATGACACCGGCATCTCGATACCCGCTGCCGGGAACATGATCTCCTTTTACGCCTTCGGCGTGGTCATCGGCGCCCCGATCGTCGCACTTTTCTCCAGTAAGTTTTCGTTGAAAACGACGCTGCTGTTTCTTGTCGCCCTGTGCGCGGTGGGTAACGCCATTTTCACCTTTTCATCATCCTATTTCTGGCTGGCAGTAGGGCGCTTAATCTCTGGCTTCCCGCACGGCGCCATTTTTGGCGTCGGGGCGATAATCCTGTCGAAGATTGCGCCACCGGGTAAAGTGACGGTCGCGGTCGCGGGTATGATTGCAGGCATGACGGTCGCCAATCTGGTAGGAGTGCCGCTGGGCACCTGGCTGGGGCATGAATTCAGCTGGCGGTATACTTTCCTGGTGATTGCCATTTTCGATGCGCTGGTGATCCTCTCGGTTCTGGTGTGGGTGCCGAAAATCCATGATAAATCAGTCACCAGACTGACAGAGCAATTTCACTTTCTCACGAAGCCAGAACCCTGGCTGATCTTTGCCGCCACCATGTTTGGCAATGCGGGCGTGTTCGCGTGGTT is a genomic window containing:
- a CDS encoding QnrE family quinolone resistance pentapeptide repeat protein codes for the protein MALILECEKIGRNRFTGEKIENAIFRNCDFSGTDLTSTEFIGCQFYDRESQQGGKFTRAQLKDAIFKSCDLSMADFRHSNALGIEIRECRAQGADFRGASFMNMITTRTWFCSAYITKSNLSYANFSKVVLEKCELWENRWNGAQILGATFSGSDLSGGEFSSFDWRAANVTHCDLINSELGDLDVRGTDLQGVKLDSYQVAQMMERLGIVVLG
- the araJ gene encoding MFS transporter AraJ; translation: MKKTIFSLALGTFGLGMAEFGIMGVLTELAHDTGISIPAAGNMISFYAFGVVIGAPIVALFSSKFSLKTTLLFLVALCAVGNAIFTFSSSYFWLAVGRLISGFPHGAIFGVGAIILSKIAPPGKVTVAVAGMIAGMTVANLVGVPLGTWLGHEFSWRYTFLVIAIFDALVILSVLVWVPKIHDKSVTRLTEQFHFLTKPEPWLIFAATMFGNAGVFAWFSFVKPFMVNVSGFSEGLMTVIMMLMGLGMVLGNLFSGKLSGRFSPLRIAATTDMVIVASLLLLFAFGEQKTASLVMGFICCAGLFALSAPLQILLLQNAKGGEMLGAAGGQMAFNLGSAIGAYFGGMMITLGFSWSYVTLPAAILSFSAMTSLLLYGHLIAKKRQANARALA